In a genomic window of Corynebacterium lizhenjunii:
- a CDS encoding homoserine dehydrogenase, whose translation MAENQAATTYGNGKGAGATVGIALLGMGTVGAEVFRLIHENAADFAQRIGGPVEVRGVAVSDTSKPRPGVPAELLTTDAHALVQREDVDVVVEVIGGIDYPRELVLAALNAGKSVVTANKALVAAHADELAAAADAAGVDLFFEAAVAAAIPVVGMLRRSLAGDKIKRISGIVNGTTNFILDAMESTGASYEDALAEATRLGYAEADPTADVEGHDAASKAAILASLGFYTRVTFDDVHCEGISSITAADIAAANQAGYSIKLLAICERLEGEDGREYVNARVHPTLVPKEHPLASVNQSYNAIFVEAEAAGSLMFYGNGAGGNPTASAVLGDVVGAARNKVHGGRAPEDNTYAALPLADFGQVSTRYHIDMDVADRTGVLAAISNVFADAGVSLRTVRQEDRGDVARLIVVTHSAREKDLEDIVARLETLADVHAVNSVIRLDNA comes from the coding sequence ATGGCTGAGAATCAGGCAGCAACGACCTATGGCAACGGCAAGGGCGCAGGCGCGACTGTAGGAATCGCGCTGCTGGGTATGGGCACCGTGGGTGCAGAGGTCTTTCGCCTGATTCATGAAAACGCTGCGGACTTTGCCCAGCGTATTGGCGGCCCTGTAGAGGTGCGTGGGGTAGCGGTCTCTGATACTTCCAAACCGCGCCCGGGTGTACCGGCCGAATTGTTGACCACGGACGCTCACGCGCTGGTGCAGCGCGAGGACGTGGATGTGGTGGTCGAAGTCATTGGTGGCATCGACTACCCGCGCGAGCTGGTGTTGGCTGCGCTCAATGCCGGCAAGTCTGTGGTGACTGCGAATAAGGCCCTGGTAGCAGCGCACGCTGATGAGCTTGCCGCGGCTGCCGATGCCGCTGGTGTGGACCTCTTCTTTGAAGCTGCTGTGGCGGCCGCGATCCCGGTGGTGGGCATGCTGCGTCGGTCCCTGGCGGGCGACAAGATCAAGCGTATTTCTGGCATTGTTAACGGCACCACCAACTTTATTCTGGACGCCATGGAGTCCACCGGTGCCAGCTATGAGGACGCCCTGGCAGAGGCCACCCGTCTGGGATATGCAGAGGCGGATCCCACCGCGGATGTGGAAGGCCATGACGCCGCCTCCAAGGCGGCTATCCTGGCCTCCCTGGGCTTCTATACCCGCGTGACCTTTGATGATGTTCACTGTGAGGGAATTTCCTCTATTACCGCAGCTGATATTGCCGCGGCCAACCAGGCCGGATACTCCATCAAGCTGTTGGCTATTTGTGAACGCCTAGAAGGCGAGGATGGCCGGGAGTATGTCAATGCCCGCGTGCACCCCACCTTGGTGCCGAAGGAGCACCCACTGGCCTCGGTCAACCAGTCCTATAACGCCATCTTCGTGGAGGCTGAGGCTGCCGGGTCCTTGATGTTCTACGGCAACGGCGCTGGCGGTAACCCGACGGCATCGGCAGTGTTGGGTGATGTAGTGGGTGCCGCACGCAACAAGGTCCACGGCGGCCGCGCCCCGGAGGACAATACTTACGCCGCACTGCCATTGGCTGACTTTGGCCAGGTCTCTACCCGCTACCACATTGACATGGACGTCGCTGACCGCACCGGGGTTCTCGCGGCTATCTCCAATGTCTTTGCAGACGCCGGGGTCTCCCTGCGCACCGTGCGCCAAGAGGACCGTGGGGACGTTGCCCGCTTGATCGTGGTGACGCACTCCGCGCGAGAGAAGGACTTGGAAGACATCGTGGCCCGGCTGGAGACCCTGGCGGACGTTCACGCGGTCAATTCTGTTATCCGCCTAGACAACGCCTAA